The following proteins come from a genomic window of Miscanthus floridulus cultivar M001 chromosome 2, ASM1932011v1, whole genome shotgun sequence:
- the LOC136537148 gene encoding uncharacterized protein: MTKPTFWSAVALCLRIFEPLVKVLRMVDSDIKPSMAFLYGDIIKAKDEIKAGFWNIDRPGNLNAYNNVIEIIEGKMKNRLDTPLHLAAYFLNPYYSYNNDSIFTDELVCLVMDGFITAVETFYHGDYDMQCKVLNEELPKFRDKQGHFGKPVAKEGCKKYDFDPAKWWSSYGTQAPTLQRMAIRILSLTASASGCERNWSCFEGNHTKKRNRLTCERLNQLVFVQYNNKMSAKKEKAKKKNKMDPLLATESTHAQGWLVECGDEDDGEPVCGLTWNLIEEACGVEECGKLRRSARLAQMRQVTEDEFESEAEEATNEEDIDFESDQEDVVPLVGDDEQDGDNEE; encoded by the exons ATGACGAAACCTACCTTTTGGAGTGCGGTTGCACTTTGCTTGAGGATTTTTGAGCCACTAGTCAAGGTGCTTCGCATGGTTGATAGTGATATCAAGCCATCCATGGCCTTCCTGTATGGAGACATTATAAAGGCAAAGGATGAAATCAAGGCGGGCTTCTGGAACATTGATAGGCCAGGGAATCTTAATGCCTACAACAATGTCATAGAGATCATTGAAGGGAAGATGAAGAATAGGCTGGACACTCCGTTGCACTTGGCTGCATATTTTTTAAATCCATATTACAGCTACAACAATGATTCTATCTTCACAGATGAGCTGGTCTGCCTAGTCATGGATGGATTCATCACTGCTGTTGAGACCTTCTACCATGGTGACTACGACATGCAATGCAAAGTACTCAATGAGGAGCTGCCCAAGTTCAGGGATAAACAAGGCCACTTTGGAAAACCTGTAGCAAAAGAAGGCTGCAAGAAGTATGATTTTGATCCAG CAAAATGGTGGTCCAGTTATGGTACGCAGGCTCCAACTTTGCAAAGGATGGCTATAAGGATTCTCTCTTTAACTGCTAGCGCTTCTGGTTGTGAAAGGAATTGGAGCTGTTTTGAAGGG AATCATACAAAGAAAAGAAACAGACTAACATGTGAGCGTCTCAATCAACTTGTTTTTGtacaatacaataacaagatgaGTGCAAAAAAGGAGAAggccaagaagaagaataagatgGATCCTCTTCTAGCAACTGAGTCAACTCATGCTCAAGGATGGCTTGTTGAAtgtggagatgaagatgatggtgaACCTGTTTGTGGGCTGACATGGAATTTAATTGAAGAGGCCTGTGGGGTTGAGGAATGTGGTAAACTCCGTAGGAGTGCAAGGCTAGCCCAAATGAGACAAGTCACTGAAGATGAATTTGAATCTGAAGCAGAAGAAGCCACCAATGAGGAAGACATTGACTTTGAGTCTGACCAAGAGGATGTCGTCCCACTTGTTGGGGATGATGAGCAGGATGGGGACAATGAGGAGTAG